In one Streptomyces sp. T12 genomic region, the following are encoded:
- a CDS encoding LacI family DNA-binding transcriptional regulator, whose amino-acid sequence MVKITDVARHAGVSPSTVSYVVSGKRPISEETRRRVEESIRELGYRPHAGARALAGRRSNVLALMVPLRAGINVPVVMQFAVSVVTTARQYDHDVLLLTQEEGEEGLRRVVDTALVDALIVMDVQLNDPRLPLLRGLDRPSVMIGFPAASEGLTCIDLDFMAAGEACVEHLARLGHRVVALVGSPPEVYVRGTAFAHRVVQGFTSAADRGRLASAVHPCEASPAAARAVAEQLLREQPALTGVVVHNEAILEPLIDAFEQLGLRVPGDLSVTAICPDELAESLRVPVTSIALPAAEVGARAVELLVKKLDGKGVSEATLLAPRMTERGSTGRRAVA is encoded by the coding sequence ATGGTGAAGATCACGGATGTGGCGCGGCATGCCGGGGTCTCCCCCAGCACGGTCTCGTATGTCGTCAGCGGCAAGCGCCCGATCTCCGAGGAGACCCGGCGCCGTGTCGAGGAGTCCATCCGCGAACTGGGCTACCGCCCGCACGCCGGCGCCCGCGCACTGGCCGGCAGAAGATCGAACGTGCTGGCGCTGATGGTGCCGCTGCGGGCCGGGATCAATGTGCCGGTGGTGATGCAGTTCGCGGTGTCGGTGGTGACCACGGCTCGCCAGTACGACCATGACGTGCTGCTGCTGACCCAGGAGGAGGGCGAGGAGGGACTGCGGCGGGTCGTGGACACGGCGTTGGTGGACGCGCTGATCGTCATGGACGTGCAGCTGAACGATCCGAGGCTGCCTCTGCTGCGGGGCCTGGACCGGCCGTCCGTGATGATCGGGTTCCCGGCCGCGTCCGAGGGGCTGACCTGCATCGACCTCGACTTCATGGCGGCGGGTGAAGCCTGCGTGGAGCATCTGGCGCGGCTGGGGCACCGGGTGGTGGCGCTGGTGGGGTCGCCGCCGGAGGTGTATGTGCGGGGGACGGCGTTCGCTCATCGGGTGGTGCAGGGGTTCACGTCCGCCGCGGATCGGGGGCGGCTCGCCTCCGCCGTACATCCGTGCGAGGCGTCGCCCGCGGCGGCACGTGCGGTCGCCGAGCAACTGCTGCGGGAGCAGCCGGCGTTGACGGGGGTCGTCGTCCACAACGAGGCGATCCTGGAGCCGCTGATCGATGCCTTCGAGCAGCTCGGGCTGCGGGTGCCGGGCGATCTGTCGGTCACCGCGATCTGCCCGGATGAGCTGGCCGAGTCGCTGCGGGTGCCGGTGACGTCGATCGCGCTGCCTGCCGCGGAGGTGGGGGCGCGGGCGGTGGAGCTGCTGGTGAAGAAGCTGGACGGGAAGGGCGTATCGGAGGCGACGTTGCTGGCGCCGAGGATGACGGAGAGGGGGAGTACGGGGCGGCGGGCGGTTGCGTGA
- the dacB gene encoding D-alanyl-D-alanine carboxypeptidase/D-alanyl-D-alanine-endopeptidase, whose product MSRPVSDSGRGINSRRRLWIWPVAVALVAAVLGPGAQAGADADRSGLPEAIDTVLGDARMEGGVASVVVADARTGELLYQHLPSTRLMPASNTKLPTSAAAMEILGPEYRFTTDVLSTGRRQGSVLYGDLYLRGTGDPTLLDKDYDRLAADVAASGVTRVAGRLVADDTRFDDQRLGRSWAADDESSYYSAQISALSVAPDTDYDTGTVIVTVAPGEEAGDEPVVTVTPDTDYVDLDVRATTVAAGGANDLTVEREHGTNTIVVSGTTPVGGAGTKEWATVWEPTGYAAAVFRDALAEHGVKVTGPTRLGRQTPATARELASHDSMPLKDLLVPFMKLSNNMHAEILTKAMGYEASKQGSWSAGLAAVSGYLKGIGVDSGKVRQVDGSGLSRMNNFPAGQLVELLLAVRAEPWYADWYRSLPVACAPDRFVGGTLRSRMCGTAAALNARAKTGSLTGASGLSGYVTDAGGRELVYGIVLNNYLASSVKPLEDAIVVTLAKSTAEAAGSASIRRAAGTNTGVECSWRKPETC is encoded by the coding sequence ATGAGCAGACCCGTGAGCGATTCCGGGAGAGGCATCAACTCCCGTAGAAGATTATGGATTTGGCCCGTCGCCGTGGCGCTCGTCGCCGCCGTCCTCGGCCCCGGCGCGCAGGCCGGTGCGGATGCCGACCGAAGTGGCCTGCCGGAGGCCATCGACACCGTCCTGGGCGATGCGCGGATGGAGGGCGGCGTGGCGAGCGTCGTGGTCGCGGATGCCCGCACCGGTGAGCTCCTCTACCAGCACCTGCCCTCCACCCGCCTGATGCCCGCCTCCAACACCAAGCTCCCCACGTCGGCCGCCGCGATGGAGATCCTCGGCCCCGAGTACCGGTTCACGACGGACGTGCTGTCGACCGGCCGACGGCAGGGCTCCGTGCTGTACGGCGACCTCTACCTGCGCGGCACCGGCGATCCGACTCTGCTCGACAAGGACTACGACCGGCTCGCCGCCGACGTCGCCGCGTCCGGCGTCACCCGCGTCGCCGGGCGGCTGGTCGCCGACGACACCCGGTTCGACGACCAGCGTCTCGGCCGTTCCTGGGCCGCCGACGACGAGTCCTCCTACTACTCGGCCCAGATCAGCGCCCTCAGCGTGGCCCCGGACACCGACTACGACACCGGGACCGTGATCGTCACGGTCGCGCCGGGGGAGGAGGCCGGTGACGAACCGGTCGTCACGGTCACGCCCGACACCGACTACGTCGACCTCGACGTGCGGGCCACGACCGTCGCCGCCGGCGGGGCGAACGACCTCACCGTGGAGCGGGAGCACGGCACGAACACCATCGTCGTCAGCGGGACGACACCCGTCGGCGGGGCAGGCACGAAGGAGTGGGCCACCGTCTGGGAGCCCACCGGATACGCCGCCGCCGTCTTCCGGGACGCGCTCGCGGAGCACGGCGTCAAGGTCACCGGCCCGACCCGCCTGGGCCGCCAGACCCCGGCGACCGCAAGGGAGTTGGCCTCGCACGACTCCATGCCCCTCAAGGACCTGCTCGTCCCGTTCATGAAGCTCTCCAACAACATGCACGCCGAGATCCTCACCAAGGCCATGGGCTACGAGGCGTCGAAGCAGGGGAGTTGGAGCGCCGGGCTGGCTGCCGTCAGCGGCTACCTCAAGGGCATCGGCGTCGACTCCGGCAAGGTGCGGCAGGTCGACGGCTCCGGGCTCTCGCGGATGAACAACTTCCCGGCCGGACAGCTCGTCGAGCTCCTCCTCGCCGTGCGCGCCGAGCCCTGGTACGCCGACTGGTACCGGTCGCTGCCGGTCGCCTGCGCCCCGGACCGGTTCGTCGGGGGCACATTGCGGTCGCGGATGTGCGGTACGGCTGCGGCGCTCAACGCCCGTGCGAAGACCGGGTCGTTGACGGGAGCGTCGGGACTGTCCGGGTACGTCACGGATGCCGGGGGACGGGAACTCGTCTACGGCATCGTCCTCAACAACTATCTGGCCTCGTCCGTGAAGCCGTTGGAGGACGCGATCGTGGTGACGTTGGCCAAGTCGACTGCCGAGGCGGCCGGTTCGGCCTCGATCCGCAGAGCAGCCGGGACGAACACCGGCGTCGAGTGCAGTTGGCGTAAGCCGGAGACTTGCTGA
- a CDS encoding PHB depolymerase family esterase, with the protein MTQTRAASRRIPVLATLLVALIAAILTPGRAEAAALQEVTGFGSNPGALRMFRYVPDGLPAGRPVVVALHGCTQNASGYGTGSGWLQLADRWGFSVVLPQQQTANNASSCFNWFQSGDIARGQGEAASVAQMVDWQLADVSGDASRVYVTGLSAGGGMSAVMMAAYPERFAAGGIVAGLPYGCAQAAGSPYVCMYVGATQTPRQWGDRVRAARPGYTGPWPTLIAFQGTADYTVKPVNMTDLMRQWTEVQGADQAADVSDTVAGYPHQVFRDAGGRAVVETYSITGMGHGQPVDPGSGSEQCGSAGAYVLDVNLCAAYRMGRAWGLG; encoded by the coding sequence ATGACCCAGACCAGAGCCGCAAGCCGTCGTATCCCCGTCCTGGCGACCCTTCTCGTCGCCCTGATCGCCGCCATCCTCACGCCCGGCCGGGCCGAGGCGGCCGCCCTCCAGGAAGTCACCGGGTTCGGGTCGAACCCCGGTGCCCTGCGCATGTTCCGGTACGTTCCCGACGGGCTGCCCGCAGGCCGGCCCGTGGTCGTCGCGCTGCACGGCTGCACACAGAACGCCTCCGGCTACGGCACCGGCAGCGGATGGCTCCAGCTCGCCGACCGCTGGGGCTTCTCCGTCGTCCTGCCGCAGCAGCAGACCGCCAACAACGCCTCGTCCTGCTTCAACTGGTTCCAGAGCGGCGACATCGCCCGCGGCCAGGGCGAGGCCGCGTCCGTCGCGCAGATGGTGGACTGGCAGCTCGCGGACGTCTCCGGTGACGCGTCGCGCGTGTATGTCACCGGGCTGTCCGCCGGGGGCGGGATGAGCGCCGTGATGATGGCGGCGTATCCGGAGAGGTTCGCGGCGGGCGGAATCGTCGCCGGGCTGCCGTACGGGTGCGCGCAGGCCGCCGGGTCACCGTACGTGTGCATGTACGTCGGTGCCACGCAGACCCCGCGGCAGTGGGGCGACCGGGTCCGTGCCGCCCGGCCGGGGTACACCGGTCCCTGGCCCACGCTGATCGCCTTCCAGGGCACGGCCGACTACACCGTGAAGCCCGTCAACATGACCGACCTGATGCGGCAGTGGACCGAGGTGCAGGGGGCCGATCAGGCGGCCGACGTGAGTGACACCGTCGCCGGCTATCCGCATCAGGTCTTCCGGGACGCGGGCGGACGTGCCGTCGTGGAGACGTACAGCATCACCGGGATGGGGCACGGGCAGCCCGTCGATCCGGGGAGCGGGAGTGAGCAGTGCGGGAGCGCCGGGGCGTATGTCCTCGACGTGAACCTGTGTGCCGCGTACCGGATGGGGCGGGCCTGGGGGCTGGGCTGA
- a CDS encoding DUF4232 domain-containing protein has translation MPTARRAVPAVLAGVLLLAACGSESASPGGDGRVGVEASCPSDFSPYGSAPPTAGPPDGSGRSGTPTPLPLPSPDGTAEGDVAVTGLYAWGNGSGCEADFSADFEVTNSGTQKAAYTVTLGFFSSSGTIVDHVERTVAPVGPGRTVKGSAGLGASLGDASDVSNVKVEKVRSVPVAEASSASGPCPASGVRLYADEGDAAMGLRVVGLHLVNCGTRTYRLNGYPELEILDEDHAIVDSVRILHGTDRISTGTGGSGSPQPVVLRPGEAAEAGLAWRNTTGAGDPVNAPYVRVRAKPGARPVMVVPELDLGTTGQLGVGPWKKDETYRDPAATAPTQQHTQ, from the coding sequence ATGCCTACCGCCCGCCGTGCCGTTCCCGCCGTCCTCGCCGGTGTCCTGCTGCTCGCCGCGTGTGGTTCCGAGAGCGCCTCGCCGGGCGGTGACGGCCGGGTCGGCGTCGAGGCGTCGTGTCCGTCGGACTTCTCGCCGTACGGCAGTGCGCCGCCGACCGCCGGGCCGCCCGACGGCAGTGGCCGCTCCGGTACGCCGACGCCGCTTCCCCTGCCCTCGCCCGACGGGACGGCCGAGGGCGACGTGGCGGTCACCGGGCTGTACGCCTGGGGGAACGGGAGCGGCTGCGAGGCCGATTTCTCCGCCGACTTCGAGGTCACCAACAGCGGGACGCAGAAGGCCGCTTACACCGTCACCCTCGGGTTCTTCTCGTCGTCCGGAACCATCGTCGACCACGTGGAGCGGACCGTCGCGCCGGTCGGGCCGGGGCGGACCGTGAAGGGCAGCGCCGGCCTGGGGGCGTCGCTCGGGGACGCGTCCGATGTGTCGAACGTCAAGGTGGAGAAGGTGCGCAGCGTTCCCGTCGCCGAGGCGTCGTCCGCCTCGGGGCCGTGCCCCGCGTCCGGGGTGCGCCTCTACGCGGACGAGGGGGACGCCGCCATGGGGCTGCGCGTCGTCGGCCTGCATCTCGTCAACTGCGGCACCCGGACCTACCGGCTCAACGGCTACCCGGAGCTCGAAATCCTCGACGAGGACCACGCCATCGTGGACAGCGTACGGATCCTCCACGGGACCGACCGGATCAGCACCGGTACCGGTGGGAGTGGCAGCCCGCAACCCGTCGTCCTGCGTCCGGGGGAGGCCGCCGAGGCCGGGCTGGCATGGCGCAACACCACCGGCGCCGGCGACCCGGTGAACGCGCCGTATGTCCGCGTGCGGGCGAAGCCCGGGGCCCGCCCCGTGATGGTGGTGCCGGAACTCGACCTCGGGACGACGGGGCAGCTCGGCGTCGGACCGTGGAAGAAGGACGAGACGTACCGGGACCCCGCCGCCACCGCCCCCACCCAGCAGCACACTCAATAA